The window ACAGACTAAACACTTAGGCTTGTGGACCTAGGCTtacagcacagcctgctcctACTCTAACATATTACTGTGTATCTCTGAAGAGAGCAAAAAGACCCACACCACTTTAAAAAGTGCTTTACAGGAACGGTGTTCTCAGCACTGCCAGAGGCTGGGAGCAGTGTATGGCTGCTAGGCTGACACGTGGCATGCTAGGAAACCTGGCTGCATGCACTCTTGCGCCTGGCACGACCTGAGGTCACCGCCTGCTTGCAAGCACCCTCACACCTCTCTCGTCACCTCACCAAAATCCCATTTACTCAACTTCTTCTCCCAGAGAGAATCCTTCAGCCCTGATCTTCACTCTTTCCTTGGTTTTCCACCTCAATGGGAGAACTGGCTCTCTCAGGCTCACCTAATCTGCGCCCATCTGCAGCAACAGGAGTATGTCTGCCCAGCCATCAGCGTCTGTAACCTTTTCACGGACTTGCCCCGGTGTAGGCAACTTAAACATGAGGAAGGTTGTGTTGCTTTACATGTTTACAGCTGTTAATCTTAGTTCCACCCCATCCAGCTCCCCCCAGCCTTTCCCTTTGCATAAGACCTTGTGAGGTATACCAATAATTTCTGACAATCGTCCTGATAATCTCTCTGCTTCTAGCTTTATCAGAAggtgctgctttccctgcagcaaGGTGGTAATTTATATTTGTGCTTTTGCTAAGTGCCTAGCTCTTATCTGACAGTGATTGGGATGGGGCGTCATGTGGAAATATACCAGCTGTGGCAGTGGTGAAGGTGCGATGAAGAGAGTGGCTACTCAGAAAATAAAGGGGAGTAATTTCCACTGTTGCTGCATTGCAACCCCAATGACACAACTGAACAGCAGGACTCGAGACTCAGGGGGAGGGATTCTTGCTACCACTGCAGACATCTACCCACCCCTGTGGACTGCTTCAGTCTAACACAGACGACGGAGCGGGTCGGACACAGCAATTGGGACGCCTAAAATTCTGCAGCATGGACTGGAATACATTATGCTGCCTCCCTTTCAGTTTCTTATTTGAGGATGTATCTGAGGAAATGGATTTCCGGTTCTGACTGTTCTGAGCCTGGATCAGTTTCTCGTGTTCTCGTATCTGTCTCTGTAAGTGGTTCTGGATAGCGATTCCCAGGGACTCAGGATCGAGGGAAGCACCGTAGACCTCCCATGTCATGCCTTGCTCATCCCAAACAACATCCCTGATGTGCTTGGATTGCTTCACCTGCACTTTTGCCTCCATGGCCGGGGTGGGCTGCTTCTTGCTTTCCCCACGGTTTGGCAAGGCCTGAGCTGAAGAAGGAAGAGTCGTGGCATGAATTTCAGGCTTGGCCTCCTTGGCCTGaaggccctgctgctggggagctgctgaggCTTCTGGGTGAGGGCTGGCATgtctggagctgcagcctggcacagccgTTGTTCCCACCTCCTCCACAGCCTGCCTTGCCTCCCCCTGGCCTCCGCTCTGCTCCTCTCCACCTGCCGCATCCCCTGTGTGAGCCTTTCTGCTGATGGGCTCACTTCTCGTTTTTACTGCTCCCTGGGCATCCAGCACCATCAAATTTTCCTCCTTTGGTTTTGCCACAGATTGAGGAATCACCTCCACTTTATTTGGACCCTGATATTGCTCAGAGCTGCCCAGGACTACGTTCTGCTTGGTTTCATCCGGTGTGTGACAGAGCGAAGGTAACTGGCTGCTTCCTGCATCGTGTACAAGACACTGCACCTTGTTCTCAgttccagcagcagaagcagtgttttctttgccaGCTCCAGGTTGATGATGGGGGCGAATGGCGAGCTGCTGGGCAGGCACTGgctttggcagggctgcagcatccGCTGGCAGTGCAGCATTGCCCTTGCTACCACTGGCTGCATCCATCCCTTCAGCAGTATCCACAGGCATCCCTTGGGAGGTGGCAGCTGCTGAGGACAAGGGGAGGGCGGGCTCTGCATTGTCTGCTGAGGCTGGGGACACCACATGAGGCAAGATCCCAGGCAGCCCATCAGGCTGGCTTTGGACTGTAGCAGCCACAGCCATATCAATGGTTGATTTCAGCACAATACCAGGAGAACATGGGGACTTCTGTTGTGAAGAGAAGCTGTCAGCAAGCTTAGACTGACTCAGTCCCCCACTACCTTGGTAAATGACGTGCAGttcctccttctcctcaggaGGAGGATTCCCTTTTAAGAAGGCAGCAAggatgctggggctggtggAGGCTGATTTGCTCTCCACAGTAGCCACAGCCTGAACCTCAGCATCCCTCCATGTCCTACTTGCTGCTTCCTGAGTTAAAGCGCTGCACTCTGACTGAATTGTCATTGTACCCGTTTCTCTGAATTTGGAGAGATGGGCTGGGCCCAAGATCCCTGGCTCAACACTAGCATCATGTACAGGATGTGCCTCCTCATGGCTGAGCTGGGCTGGCgactggctgctctgctctgtctcAGTTTGATCAGCAGGATGCAgctgctcagtgcctgcagtCCTGCTTTTCGCCTCCACAGCTTCCTGTGGGTCTCTCCCAGGATCACTGGTCATGCCTATTGCTGGAGAGGCAGGCTGAGCACTGGCTTCTTCCGCTTTCCcacctttttcctctctttgcagAAGGCTTGCCTGAGAAGTAGGACAGGACTCATTACTCCCAACTGAGCTACTTGGGGAAGAACACTGGGACACCTGGAGCACCAGCTGGTCCTCAGCCCTCTGAGCCTTCACAGCAGAGTCCTCCACCTGCATTAGTGCATTCACCTTCATCTGTCCACTCTGCATGAactgctgggagctctgtggggctggcaTCATGTCAGGCTCACACCCTGCCGAGCAGGCCACTGCCACTGGGGCTGGCTCAACCCCTGCCTGATGGCCCTCTGCAGCATGGGTGGAAAGCCTGGGAGGAAGGTTGCCATCCTCAAGTCTCTGAGTGTCAGCGTGCTTCAGGTCACAGGCGTAAGAGGCTGCAGAACCAAGCGCTGTGCAGGGGAAGCCATTGCTGGCCCTCTCTGCAGTATGAGCCTTAGTCTGGTGCTTAGCAGGTGGCAGGTCTCCCAGgcagtccttctcctcagaagCAGTGACCAAGGAGAGCTTGGCAGGTCCCAGGGGATGTGGTACAGTCCCCATGGACTGCCTCAGGGATAGGGCTTGCCGTCAGCTTCTCCTGGGAGCTTTCTTGCAGGGCAGAGGGTCCAATGGGGCAGGCTACCAGCAGTAGTTTGCTGCACAGGAACAGCTAACCTGTCAATGAAAGAAATGTAGCGTTAGCTGCATTGagatttaagaagaaaagtaccaaaaatatttgacaGCTCAGAAATGAATACTAATAGgtagggaggaaagaaaaacacccagTTCCACTGAAAAGTCACATAAGAGACTCAGATTTCAAATGTCTCTCAATTCTGAGGTCTGGATGTCTTCTCCATCCAttaggacaagagagaatggtTTCAGGACAAGGAGGAACAGTTTCAAACTAGAAAGGGAAGACTTAGGTTaggatgttaggaggaaatcgtttcactcagagggcagcgaggcactggcacaggctgcccagagaagctgcggcTGCCCCATCCTTGGGGGCAATGCTAGAGACAAAGAGAAAGCCGGATGAACAGAAAGGGAAGCAGAACAGATGTGGAATTCTGAGAGAAAATAGTTAGCTACAAGAGGTCACAAAAAAACCTCTGAGGTAAAATCCTCTATCAATCTGTCCGTGGAAGTGGATACCGTGAGTGCTGTGAGCAGGTGAAGATCAGACCTGTTTCCCCAGACCCACTGGGATCCGAGCAGTCTCACTCCATGGCTGCACATCCATGCCCCCTTCCTCTCAGAAAGtgcccttcccttcctccactGTCACCAAGAAAATGCTCACAACCCACAACAGGCCAGCTCAGACTAACATGCACGGAGTTACTCAGTGGTAAAAAGAATACAGAGGGAAGATAACCTGCTCGGTAGTACAGATGAATGAGTGCCAAGAGAAGCTACGGGGCTACAAAGTCAATGCCATAGCCAGTAAAACAGTGGGAAGAGATTTTAACCAGGTGGAGTAGAGTTGTCCAGGTTGAAATCTGGCCAGGACTGCAGAGAAACTGTCACTTCAAGCAGTAGACGACCTCAAAACGCGCTTCTTAACTGAGGGCTTCAAAAGCACTCAGCACTGTCCAGCTCAGGTCCTGCTAGAGGTCAAAGTTTCATCCCTGTCAGCATCAGCAGTGGTGGCGGACCAGGAATTAAGTCCCactttgttcttattttaaattgcagGCTATCTGTGCTACTTCCAAAGCtccttttaaatgctttccGCAGCTCAAGTGGTCATCAAAGCACCAGTTTGTGACTCAGAAGACACCTCAAACATTCAGTTTTGTGTTGAATAGACAGATGATGCCAGGAAAATGTGTGCCCATGTCTCTACATGCACACAATAGAGTCTCCTTTGCAAAGCGACTTGGGaaatgctgctggcaggagctgtgcagtcGCTTAGCAGCTCCAGACCCTCACTATCCATCGGCAATATCAGCATAAGCCCCTCCCAAAACACATCTCTTCCTGCCTCTTCTCTCTAAACCAGAACGGCAGTGCTGTAAGACACCCTAAATTTCAGCACTTTAAGGTATGTGGAAAGAGCCACAGGAGAACAGAGTTCAATGACGggaaaatttaaatgaatacaGACAACATATTTGTGCCAGTTTCAGCagggacagagttgattttttcttcattgtgtctgatatgatgctatgttttggcttcaggagaaaaacaatatgaTAACACAtcgatgttttagttgttgctgagcagcgctgcacagagccaaagacatttcagtttttcagcttctggtACTGTCCTGCTAGTGAGAGGGGCTGAGGGGGCATAGGGAGCTGAGAGggaacagaatcaggacagctgacctaaactggccaaagagataTACATaccatatatacacacacacacactattatcattgctatttttttcctcttccttttcttagtaaatagtttttatccTAACCCACtaatttgttgggttttttttgtttttttttttaacccctgattctctctcccatcccactggaaGGGAGAGCGAGCAAATGTCTGTgtagtgctgagctgctgatgGGTTAAacaacactatttttttctaagaaaagaaaaacactgcaactTATTACTTATTCATTAACCTTTATGTCTTCCAGAtcttaataatttattatttttatcctgtATCTTTGGGCTCTATCCAACCACAGATGCACACAGCCTGCTGGGGAGCTGAGATCCTGCCCCTGAAGGATACTGAATGACTTAGCTGCAATCTGTGTTAGCAGCTCCAGATCACTCCAAAGTGGGTCTGCTCCAAGGCTAGTGCTTCCTAAGCTTTTTGAGACGTACTGAGTTTACGTAAAACAGACTTCAAATTTACACAACTTTGAGGCTGCCTACAAGAGACGTTTGCTCCATTCTGTGCTCTCTTCAGTGTCAGCCAGCGCAGTCCTGAAGAAGAAAGCCATCCAACTTCATGCTGCTGCACCACAACTGAACTTCTAGTGACTGTGAGCAGAGCCGCAGATGGCTCAGGGcatctctttttctgaattctggtaccctctttccttttccaaatgtcaatgcaaaacaaaccaaTTGGGCAAGTCACATTACACattccctctgtactcagccctggtgaggccgcacttcgagtactgtgtccagttttgggcccctcactgcaagaaaaactttgaggccctggagtgtgtttagaggagggcgacgaagctggtgaggggccttatgaggagcggctgaggaagctgggattgttcagtctggagaacaggaggctcaagggggaccttatcactccctataactacctgaagggaggttgtagtgagctgggggtcggcctcttctctcttgtaactagtgacaggacgagggggaatggcctcaagttgcgccaggggagatttaggctgaacattagaaaacactacttttctgaaagagtggtcaggtgctggaatgggctgccgagggaggtggtggagtcaccgtccctggaggtgttcaagaaacgtttagatatagcattgagagacatggtttagtggggttattggtggtaggtggatggttggactagatgatcttgtaggtcttttccaacctagcaaattttatgattctatgattattttgtTCTTAAGTCAAGAGTTTCTTTAAAACCAACTGAGCAAATGCTGGGACACAATGAAACCGTGTTCTTATGATGAGACATACAACTTGGGGAATAgttccagaaaaaataaagaaggcaTAGCAAATCTGTTTGGCTCTTCACATGAATATCTTAAAGAGAGGGGTACACAAAATCCAACACTCGAGATGGAAGCAAATTGCTTGCGTTGTCCTATGTAAATCCTGCAGCAGAGGTGATGCCAGCACAGGTCCCAGTGCAGCTGGGACAGGAACTCTGCATACTGCAGGAGAACTGTCTGTAACTGAAACCCACTCAATGGGGGAATAATTCCTAATTTTTCAGTTAAGTAAATTAGTTCTGACCAGAACTCCCACATGAATCCCCCATCTCTTTAGTGTCTCTTCAGCAGACACTAGAAAGTATGTTTAAGAAAGCTTATTTCTGATGCATACTTTTAAATGACTGCCACAAGTGCTAATTAGAAGTGATTCTGCTACCCAGCTCCAGACATATAATGCCAAGAGGAAATTCTGCCCCAATAAACCCACATATCTCTGATGCGGGGTAACAGAGCATGACCCGGACACTTTACTTAACATCAGAACATAAGGTAGAGGCCAGGTCATTCTCCTGTGATATACATCATTTTATGAGAACAAAGTCTTTGTAAAGACTTCCTTGTCAAAGTCACAGGAGCTACATTATTGTTAGACTCTTTACTAAGCTAGTCCGAtgacaggagccagcagcactgtAGACGTGTAAGTAAATATGGTAATTATTATCAGTGTTCTCTCTCAAAATTAGTAGAAATCAACATGTCTTATGCAAGAGAAAAACCAGCAAAAGCAGCTAATTACAGAACTGGAAAGGCATTTTTATGACTGCCAGGAGTCAACGACAATGGTGGGACCTGTGGGCACAGCGTATGTATGCTATTCCACTGCCAAAGCAGTGAGGATTCAAACCAACAAGCAACACTGACTGCAAGCAAATAcctagaagaaaaagagatacaAACCTCAGCAGCTGGCCAAAAAAACATGTCAAAACAAATCAAGATCGCTGGTGAATTTTGCAAGTGTAACATGCCTGACCTGGAGCAATCAACCAAAAATTTCTTTCATCAGGAGGAGGCATTAGTATCTCCATGAAGGTCAAAATCAGTTTTTAGTAATAAGAATAGATTTTTGACATGAATGCAACTCTCCCACATCTTGTTCATTCAGATCACATTAGTCTGTCTGACAGTGTCAATCTTATCTCAATGTAGAATTATTCTGGACCTTTTGTGaggaatttttaaaactgaCAAAGCCAACATTTGGCTTATACATCCAGCAGAGTCCCGGCATGGTCAGCAGAGCTTCACATGCTCTTGCCACTGAACATATCTTCTTCATCTGCtttacacaaacaaaaaaaatccataaaaccaaacaaaatatcTTAAGAAGTTTCCAGGCAACTTAATGTAGTTAACCTCAAGCTACAGTGTAAAGAAACTGCTATTTATCTCAGCAATTCACTGCTTACCAGGATGTcaacaaaaccagaaagtctgcatatttattaaaacaaaacaattttctaaGATATTCCAGCCTAAGATTCTGCTTGccacttcttttgaaaaattctCCAGAAGCACAAATAAGACTACCAGAATCTCCAACTGcccttaatttaaaaaaataatttaaaaatgaataatgaaaaacaattaaaatccAGCTCCCAAACTAATCAAGTGCCTCCTTCCAAATTCTGGATTCCCACCGGATTTCCATTCACTGACTCTCCACTCTGAGCCCTCTGTTCACCTACAGATGGAAGAACTAAACATCTGTTCTTAACATTTCTCATCATGTGGTTTCTCAGATTATCACAAAAAACATCGTAGAATTACGTGGGTTAAGGTTGCAGATAAACACTTGCTGAGGCAGGAATTCAGCCTCCCTTCTTGTCTCCCcatttagagaaaaaacaacaggatGTTTTAACTTGTATTAGACCAGTAAATATACGGATCACAAAGCACATTCCTCTagattttatacatatatatgcacatatgtaCTTTTGATTTTG of the Numida meleagris isolate 19003 breed g44 Domestic line chromosome 4, NumMel1.0, whole genome shotgun sequence genome contains:
- the GPRIN3 gene encoding G protein-regulated inducer of neurite outgrowth 3 yields the protein MGTVPHPLGPAKLSLVTASEEKDCLGDLPPAKHQTKAHTAERASNGFPCTALGSAASYACDLKHADTQRLEDGNLPPRLSTHAAEGHQAGVEPAPVAVACSAGCEPDMMPAPQSSQQFMQSGQMKVNALMQVEDSAVKAQRAEDQLVLQVSQCSSPSSSVGSNESCPTSQASLLQREEKGGKAEEASAQPASPAIGMTSDPGRDPQEAVEAKSRTAGTEQLHPADQTETEQSSQSPAQLSHEEAHPVHDASVEPGILGPAHLSKFRETGTMTIQSECSALTQEAASRTWRDAEVQAVATVESKSASTSPSILAAFLKGNPPPEEKEELHVIYQGSGGLSQSKLADSFSSQQKSPCSPGIVLKSTIDMAVAATVQSQPDGLPGILPHVVSPASADNAEPALPLSSAAATSQGMPVDTAEGMDAASGSKGNAALPADAAALPKPVPAQQLAIRPHHQPGAGKENTASAAGTENKVQCLVHDAGSSQLPSLCHTPDETKQNVVLGSSEQYQGPNKVEVIPQSVAKPKEENLMVLDAQGAVKTRSEPISRKAHTGDAAGGEEQSGGQGEARQAVEEVGTTAVPGCSSRHASPHPEASAAPQQQGLQAKEAKPEIHATTLPSSAQALPNRGESKKQPTPAMEAKVQVKQSKHIRDVVWDEQGMTWEVYGASLDPESLGIAIQNHLQRQIREHEKLIQAQNSQNRKSISSDTSSNKKLKGRQHNVFQSMLQNFRRPNCCVRPAPSSVLD